Proteins from a genomic interval of Dama dama isolate Ldn47 chromosome 1, ASM3311817v1, whole genome shotgun sequence:
- the LOC133065138 gene encoding olfactory receptor 4P4-like → MEYTNNITEFILLGLSQNMKIKHVCFLLFLFCYIAIWMGNLLIMISITCSQLNDQPMYFFLNYLALSDLCYTSTVTPKLVTDLLAECSTISYTACMVQLFAMHFFGGIEICVLTVMAYDRYVAICRPLRYTVIMSRTRRFAMVSACYAGAFLHSFVQGLLTINLPFCGPNEIDHYFCDVYPLLTLACTDTYRVGILVVANAGMMGLVIFVVVMLSYILILYTIKAYPTESRYKALSTCGSHITVVVLGFVPILFIYTRPVTTFPEDKVFALFYTIIAPMFNPLIYTLRNAEMKNALRKVWCQKLFLIARQSI, encoded by the coding sequence ATGGAATATACCAATAACATCACTGAATTCATTCTCTTGGGACTTTCCCAGAACATGAAAATCAAACATGTGTGCTTCCTACTATTCTTATTTTGTTACATAGCTATTTGGATGGGAAACTTGCTCATCATGATTTCTATCACATGCAGTCAGCTAAATGATCAacccatgtatttcttccttaATTACCTTGCTCTATCAGATCTGTGTTATACGTCAACAGTGACACCCAAGTTAGTCACTGACTTGCTGGCAGAATGTAGCACAATTTCATACACTGCCTGCATGGTGCAGCTTTTTGCCATGCACTTCTTTGGGGGGATTGAAATCTGTGTCCTCaccgtgatggcctatgaccgctatgtggccatctgcaggCCCCTGCGCTACACCGTCATCATGAGCAGGACCAGACGCTTTGCCATGGTCAGTGCTTGTTATGCTGGGGCATTTCTGCACTCCTTTGTCCAGGGTCTCCTCACCATTAACTTGCCATTCTGTGGCCCCAATGAAATAGATCACTATTTCTGTGATGTGTATCCTTTGCTGACACTGGCCTGCACAGACACCTACAGGGTTGGGATCCTAGTGGTGGCCAATGCAGGCATGATGGGGTTGGTGATCTTTGTGGTCGTGATGCTGTCCTACATTTTGATATTATACACCATCAAGGCTTACCCTACAGAAAGCCGGTACAAAGCTCTTTCCACCTGTGGTTCCCACATCACAGTTGTGGTTCTGGGCTTCGTGCCTATTCTCTTCATTTACACTAGACCGGTCACAACGTTCCCAGAAGACAAGGTGTTTGCTCTCTTCTACACCATCATTGCTCCCATGTTCAACCCTCTGATTTACACTCTCAGAAATGCAGAGATGAAGAATGCCTTGAGGAAGGTCTGGTGCCAGAAACTATTTTTGATTGCAAGGCAAAGCATCTGA
- the LOC133065196 gene encoding olfactory receptor 4P4-like — translation MENRNNVTVFILLGLSQNKNIEIFCFVLFLFCYIAIWMGNLLIMISIICSPLIDQPMYFFLNYLSLSDLCYTSTVTPKLMTDLLAERKTISYSNCMTQLFILHFLGAIEIFILTGMAYDRYVAICKPLHYTIIMSRPKCNTIIVACCTGGLIHSASQFLLTIFLPFCGPNEIDHYFCDVYPLLKLACMDTHRIGLLVVVNSGLIALVTFVILMASYFLILHTVRDYPAESRTKALSTCSSHITVVALFFVPILFIYIRPAETFPEDKVFALFYTIIAPMFNPLIYTLRNLEMKNAVKKVWYHQFLKKGQ, via the coding sequence atggaaaatagaaataatgtcACTGTGTTTATTCTCTTGGGATTATCTCAAAATAAGAACATTGAAATCTTCTgctttgtcttgtttttgttttgttacattGCTATTTGGATGGGAAATTTGCTCATAATGATTTCTATTATATGCAGTCCTCTCATTGACCAACCTATGTATTTCTTCCTTAATTACCTCTCCCTCTCTGACCTTTGCTACACATCCACGGTGACACCCAAACTAATGACTGATTTATTGGCAGAAAGGAAGACCATTTCTTATAGTAACTGCATGACACAGCTTTTTATCCTTCACTTCCTTGGAGCCATCGAGATTTTTATCCTCACAgggatggcctatgaccgctatgtggccatctgcaagcccctGCACTACACCATCATCATGAGCAGACCAAAGTGTAACACAATCATCGTCGCCTGCTGTACCGGGGGACTTATACACTCTGCCAGTCAGTTTCTCCTCACCATCTTTTTACCCTTCTGTGGCCCCAATGAGATTGATCACTACTTCTGTGATGTGTATCCTTTGCTGAAATTGGCTTGCATGGATACACACAGGATTGGTCTCCTGGTGGTTGTTAATTCAGGTCTGATTGCTTTGGTGACTTTTGTGATTTTGATGGCTTCTTATTTTCTGATATTACACACAGTCAGGGATTACCCTGCAGAGAGCCGCACCAAAGCTCTTTCCACTTGCAGTTCTCACATCACCGTTGTGGCCCTATTCTTTGTGCCCATCCTCTTCATCTACATTAGACCAGCTGAAACTTTTCCGGAAGACAAAGTGTTTGCTCTTTTCTACACCATCATTGCCCCCATGTTCAACCCTCTGATCTATACATTGAGAAACTTGGAGATGAAGAATGCTGTGAAGAAAGTGTGGTATCATCAATTTCTTAAGAAAGGGCAGTAA